The Watersipora subatra chromosome 1, tzWatSuba1.1, whole genome shotgun sequence genome has a window encoding:
- the LOC137389000 gene encoding uncharacterized protein: MDGPAQGKKTMTYRQLYRSNLFFEYDSQKDTRTKAVIKVCKRIFGSYGIPMIVQSDNGPQFTVVELANFSNSRGFEHATSSLENGQSNWKAEVAVKIFKWFLR; encoded by the exons ATGGATGGTCCAGCTCAGGGCAAAAAAACCATGACATACCGGCAGCTTTATAGGTCAAA TTTATTTTTTGAGTATGATTCTCAAAAAGATACCAGGACAAAAGCTGTCATAAAGGTGTGCAAGAGAATATTTGGTAGTTATGGTATTCCCATGATTGTGCAATCAGATAACGGACCTCAGTTCACAGTCGTGGAATTGGCTAACTTCAGCAACAGTCGGGGATTCGAGCATGCAACGAGCTCTCTAGAGAATGGCCAATCAAATTGGAAAGCAGAAGTAGCAGTGAAGATATTCAAATGGTTCTTGAGATGA